One Pseudomonas sp. FP1742 genomic window carries:
- a CDS encoding SMP-30/gluconolactonase/LRE family protein, which translates to MKRVLKFRHVLLLLIIVIGALLLLLPTKVQPVAWTPPLAPSLVEGIYADNQRLKGVERVGPADIDGPEALLLEENVLITGLHDGRLIRTSLDGKTTQVLADTGGRPLGLARHPNGLLVVADGIKGLLSLDAQGRLIALTTTANNVPFGFTDDVAIDKSGHYAYFSDASSRWGYGKDGEAIIEHGGDGRLLRYDFQTGKTAVLLDKLEFANGVTLGPDDAFVLVNETGAYRISRYWLTGPKAGTHDLFIDNLPGLPDNLAFNGRDRFWVALYAPRNALLDTTAPYPLVRKMIARALTVLPKPVEKRAFALGLDLDGKVIANLQDASSGNYSPITTVREYGDWLYLGSLKARHMARLPLSTALQL; encoded by the coding sequence ATGAAAAGAGTCCTCAAGTTTCGGCATGTATTGTTGCTGCTGATCATTGTGATTGGCGCCTTGCTGTTGTTATTGCCGACCAAGGTTCAACCGGTGGCCTGGACACCGCCACTGGCGCCCTCCCTCGTCGAGGGTATCTACGCCGATAATCAACGACTCAAAGGCGTGGAACGTGTCGGCCCCGCTGACATCGACGGCCCGGAGGCGTTGCTGCTGGAGGAAAACGTCCTCATCACCGGTTTGCATGACGGGCGGTTGATTCGCACCAGCCTCGACGGCAAAACCACCCAGGTGCTGGCCGATACCGGCGGCAGGCCGTTGGGCCTGGCGCGGCATCCCAATGGTTTGCTGGTAGTCGCCGACGGCATCAAGGGTTTGCTGTCGCTCGACGCTCAGGGCCGGTTGATTGCATTGACCACCACGGCCAACAACGTGCCCTTCGGCTTTACCGATGACGTGGCCATCGACAAGTCCGGGCATTACGCCTATTTCAGCGATGCTTCCAGCCGTTGGGGTTATGGCAAGGATGGCGAGGCGATCATCGAGCACGGCGGCGATGGCCGTTTGCTGCGTTATGACTTCCAGACCGGCAAGACGGCGGTCCTGCTGGACAAACTGGAATTCGCCAACGGCGTGACCCTGGGGCCTGACGACGCGTTTGTACTGGTCAATGAAACCGGCGCCTATCGCATCAGCCGCTATTGGCTGACCGGGCCGAAAGCCGGCACCCACGACCTGTTCATCGACAATTTGCCGGGGCTGCCGGACAACCTGGCATTCAATGGCCGCGACCGCTTCTGGGTGGCGCTGTATGCGCCGCGCAATGCACTGCTCGACACCACGGCCCCCTACCCCCTGGTACGCAAGATGATCGCACGTGCCCTGACCGTGCTGCCCAAACCGGTGGAGAAACGCGCCTTTGCCCTCGGCCTGGATCTTGACGGTAAAGTGATTGCCAATCTGCAGGACGCCAGCAGCGGCAACTACTCACCCATCACTACCGTGCGCGAGTATGGGGATTGGCTGTATCTGGGTTCGCTGAAAGCGCGGCACATGGCGCGATTGCCGTTGAGTACGGC